The stretch of DNA AGGGTTGTCATATCGGTGTAGAACCATCCGGGTTCGGGCATCCTTAACAGAAAAACTGAATTCGTCAAATTCAACAGTGACATGGTTGTGGAGAAATGACAATGTTGTTAAGAGACAATGACAATGTTTTTAATAAAGTGTGGAGAAATGACAATGTTGTTAAGAGACAATGAAGTGGATGACGATGGAAAGGAAGTACAACCAATATGTGTAATAGGAAGAGAAGACCCCGACAATGATACGGGCGGAGGTGGCGGTGGGTCTGGAAGTGATGAGATTACCAGGGTTAGGCGCCATGTGAGAGGTAGCTCCGGAGTCCATGAACTAATCACCACCACTGTCATAGTTGGTCGGAGTAAGAGCCGTTTGCAGGGCAGTGAGGAGCATCGGGTCCCATGGTGGGACGACAGTTGTGGCGGTGGAGCAGGGTAGCCATCGAACTGGCACGGCGAAAAACGCCCGAGGCCCCCGTCGGACGGGGGCCTAGAAGGCCGGGAGTCAGCACGGGCATGGACAACCCCTGTCCAAGGGTTGTACCCGCCGCTCCACCACGGTGTAGGCTGCGACTGGGGCACCTGGCAGGGTGGCGCGGTCGTGTTGGTGCACGGTTGGCACGGCTGGTCATTCCTCAAAAGTTGGAGGAGTGAGAAGCGTGAAGGTTGGGACTAGGGTTAGGGCGGCTGCGGAGGGAGgagggaggcagcggcggcggtaGGGTTGGAAGGTGGAGGCGGCAGCGGCCGAAGATGGCAGCGACGGCGGCGTTGGGTAGGGGGTGGAGAGGAGGAAAGCGTCAGCAGCTGGAGGTGAAGGGAGAGAATGGAGAGGTAGGCTGATACCATGTAGAATAGGATTTGGTGCATGACAATTGTATTCACATCATGGGGTGCCCATATATAGCACATATGTGGGTAGTTCCGTCCACTGCTATGACCCTAAATTACAGATTATAGACTTGGGAAACAAGCGGGACAACTACACCTAATACATGTACGTGTACACTTGGGACACGCACAATTATCTCTCAACAATCATCAAACTGTGCTAGTGACTTGCTAGCTAGTATTTCTCATGTTACTCTATTGACTATGCCAATTTGATCTGCTATGTTTTTTTCCATTTTTAGGTATGTCTTGACTGCACTATATCTTGTTGCAATTCAGTATTATACAAGGATTGGTGGAAAGGTGTCTGTCATTCTAATAAAGTATGAAAACAACCAAGGAGAACAGTCTAGTGCTGATAGTTTGATTTATAAGGTAAACATTATGACACAACAAAGCTGGTTCATGCTTTAAGTTAAGCTTCTTACTCCTTGTGCATGTGCAGGTTTTCGGTCTATACTTTATGCAATCATATATTGGGTTATTTTACCATGCATCCCTTTATCGTGATATTTTGACACTCCGGAAAGTCCTTATTCAACGTCTAGTCGTGTCTCAGGTATTTGCACTCTGCAATGCAAGTACACCCTCTGTTCTTAAATGTAGGTTTCATTATCGGGTATGATGATGCCGTACACTATGATGATATATTTAAATTTCTAGGTGTTGGAAAATCTGATTGAGAATTCTATTCCTTATCTCAAATACAGCTACAAGAAGTACAGTGCTGTTCAGTAAGTTTTGTTGCCTTGTATAGTCTTTGCCCTGCAGTCCTGCTATTCTTATTTCCAGGCCAATAGAAGAATGTAAGAAACCCCTCTCATTTTGTAGCAAGAAAAGACAAGAGAGAGAATCACCATCAGGGAAGTCAGTTCGATTATCAACAAGAGTGGAGAAAGAATATTTAAAACCCTCTTATACTGCAAGCATTGGAGAAGAGCTCGAAGATGGTCTGTTTGATGGTAATAATGATAAGTAGTTGCTGTGCTCAGTTGCTATGGTAGTTTGCATAGTATTTGGTTTATAAGTCTGTACCACTTTTGCTGATCTAACAATGGCATTTGTATTCTTGAAAGACTGTCATTTTTGCTTCCATTGTTGAATCCATTGCAGATTTTCTTGAGCTAGCTCTTCAGTTTGGGATGATCATGATGTTTGCTTGCGCCTTTCCATTGATATTCTGCTTTGCTGCTCTGGTATGTGGTTACGACGACAGTTTACAGTCGTACATGTTTTAATTCTTAAAAAAACCATCTTCATGACAGAACAATGCAACTGAAATAAGAGCGGACGCATTGAAGTTGTTAGTCATGTTGAAAAGACCTGTTCCCCGTGCTGCAGCTACAATTGGAGCGTGGTTGAACATATTCCAGGTTCATTAACACTACTGTTTTGCACTACTGCTAACGGCACATGCACGTCTTGATGTTCATTGTAATATTACTCTTTTCAGTTCCTGATCGTAATGGCAATCTGCACCAACTGCTTGCTTCTTGTTTGTCTATATGATGAGGAGGGTAAATGGCGGATTGAGCCAGGACTCGCGGCAATCCTTATAATGGAGCATGCTCTCCTCTTAGTCAAGTTTGGCTTCTCGCACTTTGTCCCTGAGGTGATTTTCTTCACCGTTATGCTTTGTGCATATGTAGTGGTATTTATATCAATGCCTTTGTTTGCGGCACAAATTTATCTTAGAAACTGAATGTGGGCTTTTCCTCTTTTTGTTCAATTAGGAGCCTGCATGGGTGAGAGCAAATCGAGTGCGGTATGTAGCTCAGGCACAGACTGTCTGCTCTCAACAACTATTGAGGAGCATTTCAAAACTTGATAGGAAATGGGAGTGAGGAGCATTACCACCTTCAGTATTTAGAAGGCAAAGCTAGTTTTGTAAACTAGGATAGAGCAGAGATTTGTCAATCTCGTGTAGGCAGTGTAGAAATTTTAGTGCTCTAATTACTGACGTCCTGGTGTTGCTAACTGTTCCCATTGGTAAATGTATATATTGCTACGAGATAATTTATAGGAGATTGGGTGGGGGCATGTTGCCCATCATTGTGAAGATGTTACGGGTGGTTTCCTTGCAAGCGAGATACATCTGTGGTGTGAGTATTATTTTGAGGACCATGGTTCACAACAGTGCAAAATTAGCCCGCCAATTTGCTGAGGAAAAAAGACCGTGCTTGCTGCTGTTTATTGTTATTCACAGgcactactccctccgttttgtactaaatcagcgacaTTTATTTTGGGGGAGTATCATATTTGCTGCCCAAATTTTATTCTATTTGTTAAGAATGGGACTATGGGAGAGACATACTCCCTcagttcctaaatatttgtctttctagatattttaacaagtgactacacacggagcaaaataagtgaatctacactctaaaatatgtctacatacatccgtgtGTGGTAATCCATTtaaaatgtctagaaagacaaatatttagaaaggGAGGGAGTAGATCAGAGTACATACAACGAACTAATGAATGAATTAATGAAATCTTCAGCAGCATCTTGTCGGCCGTCGCCTGTGAAGTGCCATCAGCTGTCCAGTCCAAGCCGAATCATCTTTCGTCGCCCGCGTTCCGGTGCTCCGACGAGCCGTCGCTCTTCTCAGGCCAGGCGCCGAAGCTCAGCTGGCGCAGCAGCGCCCCGACCGCCTTGGCCCATCGCTGGATGTCGCCCTTGAGCTTGTCAGGCTCTATGTCTGCGAGCGCACCGGCGGCAAGGCCAGACAAGAGGCGGTCATACCGCGCACCGCTGGACGACGATTTCGGCAAGCCGGCGCTCGCGTCCTCGGCGTACTTCTGGCCGACTGACATGCCCTCGGGGTCTTGGGTTCTTCGGTGAAATTGTGGATTATAGGTGGGAGTCGGGTTTTATACCGGTACGGGTAGAGATGTGGGTGTCCCGCACGGCTTGTGAAGAGTGGGTTTGGCTCCATGGTTCCTTCCAAGATGCCCCAAGGTTTCGCGTCCAAGGAATCGACTTACAATACGGCGTGGATTTTGACTGTTAAATTGTTCCGTGGCGTTAAATTTCCTTGGATGCCCACGGAATGCTTGAACCAACCAATTCAAAGGTTGAAAGAAGAAACCGTGTAGCATGATCGACAGAAGAAAAAGTAAAATACAAATTCAAGTTGCATACTTAAGTTACCACGCATAATACCCAGTTGATATAAGTTTAGCACTTCAACGAGCACATTCCTCCCTAATAATAATAAATCACGAATTGACTTTGTCGGATTCACCGTCACAATACACTTCTTTTCATGAATTTACGCTTTCAATTTTTTCACCTATATTATTTTCTACATCCGAGATGGTACTATTCATATGATCATGTGGCCCGCCACGCACGACTGTTCTGTCCGGAGCGATGCCACCCATGAGTTTATGGAACGTACATTTACTAATCCGGTTTTCTGTTTTTAGTtaactagcaaaagagcccgtgcgttgcaacgggagagaaaacataacacacgctcttaactcAACAATCATCACTCAAGATCACAATAGGTCCGTCTCCTTTATTTTTGtgaggcatcatatttgtgttgccgcttatcctccttctcaccctcgccggcgatggcctcggtgttcacacaaaacaacaaaaaagtgtgttgaatatggttaatcctaagcgtctctctccctctctcctccctccctctctctctctctctctcgcgcgcgctcgcgatgagaaatctgttgttttcccctgcgacatttttcagaggtatgcatgtgtagttatcgatgTTTTCTTTTCCCTATATGGTTATAGcggggtgtttatttgcaatatggatcgccgccggtatgaaaaaaacggatcttgcgctataaattataagtttgcttcaataacaatattttaaaaatacatttgctttattattaggtaatTAATTATAAGCTGCCATCTATTACATATATACCTGCGAAAAATAATTCTATTAATTAACCCGCCATCTATTCTATAATAGCAAAAAGTAATTTGTCCTGAGATTCAAACTTACACAACCTTCCGTTCTTACGCTACAACAACAACCAGTTGAGCTGGCACCCAAGTTTCAATATAAAACTGGGTTAGCTCTTAATAATCTTGGTTCGAAAGCTGGCCAAATATTCTGGCCCACCCAGCCAAACGTAGCCTGATGGAGTGAGAATACAGAGACAGGCCCAATTACCCTGGCCCTCTGTGCCGAACGAAGCAAGGTTAATTCCAATCGATACATGCATGCTTTTAATAATTAGATAAAGTTAACTCCACATGAATTATCCAAAGTGGAACTTATATTTACATTGCTACAAATATAATTCCAAATATTTAattaagaagttcaaattaagagTGGGTTATGCTTAATTCGAAATGGATGGGATTGTTATTTTTAGCTCCCTAATATTTTTGGGGGGCTATGTTCATGAGTAATAAAAAGAaccaccatgtgaattccctcaatTTAGATAGATCAAAGATCCATAAAATTActtatttgaatttcatttggttGGTTAATTTAATAAAATTCAAGTGAGGGATTTTTTAAAAACCTCAATTCAAATCAAAGTAAATAACATGAAACAAACATTATACTCTCTCGgtttcaaattactcgtcgcagaaatgagtgtatctagaactaaaatacatctagatacatccatagctgtgacaagtaattcggaacggagggagtagtttagTAGATGTAGTACTGATGCAACAGAAGCCTAAGATGCTTAGACATGTTGCACTTGAAAAAAGTAAAGTATCAGTGATAAGAAAACTTCAAGGGAAAGGCCTGGTTGACTCAGTCCTTATACACGTTGTTCCGAAAAGCGCACGAAGCCAAGCCGGGGCGTCACACAAAGTTATGTATGTTTTTTTATGTATTGCACTTTTTAGTAACCGTGTGATTTTCCTAAATTTTCAACAGCGGTAATGGTGTCTTAGTAAATAAAATAGGCATGCTTAACAGAATGCAAGGACGTTAGTGGTGATATGATAAACCGATCAGCTTTGTGCACATGCTCATAATAGAAATACCGTTAAGTTGATGCTTTAGGATTTTTTTTAactccgttgcaacgcacgggcccttttgctagtgTGTAACAGAAAAACACGCATCAGCAGCACTCAAACTCCAAGCAATTCAGCAAAAACAATTAATGTGGAAAGCCAATAATTGTGGAAATGATTTCAAGAGGCTTCACAACATAGTCATGGGTACAGATATAGAACCTACTGAGAAAACTTGTGCCAGTATGCGGAGCACACCATTCATCATATTCAATCTCCATACTCTTAGAACAAATCTAAAAAGCTGGAAACATAAACCAACAGATCCACAAAACAAGCTCATTGGTCCCTCAGTGCTTACTGCCTGTTCTTCTTCTTGACACCGGACTTGGCAACCTGGAGGCTGCGGTAAACAGCGCTCAGTCTTGCAAGAGCAGGCTTGGTCAAGTCAGGCCTGTAGTAGTTGTCACTGACCTGGAAAGCAAGAAGAATAACAATTAGATTAAGAAAACAAATGAAGGTGACATGGTTTAACAGGAAGACATCTTAAGCAGCATTTCTCCTCTATTTGTAACCACCAAAGGTAGGAAGCATTGATGTTTATGTTCATTATCAACTAGTACCATAGAAAACCAAGTACAGACAGGCAGGGGCAGTTTACAAGACAGGCGTAAAACCAAGTACAGACAGGCAGGGGCAGTTTACAAGACATGCATACTGCTCAGAAAATTCCAATCTTTACTGGATATAAAACCTTTTTCCACATTAAGGCTCAGAACGGGTCGGAAGTGAAAGTTCACATACTAGATACAACCAAATTGAGAGTAAATATGTATTCTTAGAACATTAATGTCAGTTTATTGATTAAAAGTATTACATCTGCAGATTTCATAACACAGTCCCTACAGATGATTAGAAATCAGACTAAACTAAGAAGCCAATCACAACAGTTACATTTCACCTACGAGGACCGAAACACTGAAATGGTTGTTACAGGTTATATTTCCAATACCAGTTGTCATCTAGAGTACTTAATCTAGACCATCCAGCATCACAACTTTCATCATAAAAGAACGATATGGTTGTTCTGATGCTAATACCTGGTTCTTGATAGCCTTGGCCATCTTGCGGAACTCCTTGCGCATGACAGTCTTGTGGGTGAAGGCAGCAGGCTTGTTCTGCTTCTTTGACTTGGTTGTGGAGAGGACCA from Triticum urartu cultivar G1812 chromosome 3, Tu2.1, whole genome shotgun sequence encodes:
- the LOC125544437 gene encoding 60S ribosomal protein L28-1 → MATVSDSLVWELVRKNNCFLIKQFGNSNAKVQFSKEPNNLYNVHSYKYSGLANKKTVTVQPAADKEMTVVLSTTKSKKQNKPAAFTHKTVMRKEFRKMAKAIKNQVSDNYYRPDLTKPALARLSAVYRSLQVAKSGVKKKNRQ
- the LOC125544436 gene encoding uncharacterized protein LOC125544436 translates to MSVGQKYAEDASAGLPKSSSSGARYDRLLSGLAAGALADIEPDKLKGDIQRWAKAVGALLRQLSFGAWPEKSDGSSEHRNAGDER
- the LOC125544435 gene encoding anoctamin-like protein Os01g0706700 isoform X2 produces the protein MGILGRAASEMQMKKLTYIGMELQFEWEQVAAFVRQPDGSLFSWRERFTCFRYLIYGIVNKTNSEISLKFDDKEFYWKQNESLLRRLEDEGVVKLVFPLHEEVKRKQLLRNWALNWHDFTWQPIDEVYSYFGTKIATYFAFLGMYTRWLFFPAVSGLATQLIDFGSFQWLVLPAFFIFVISWAVFFLQFWKRKNSALLARWGINYSFAEYKASANELEPIRHYLSIERVDEKNFDDAPAEKRRLQRNEWSGVLLRIRNNAIIVLGIICLQLPFELAYAHLYEKTETEALRYVLTALYLVAIQYYTRIGGKVSVILIKYENNQGEQSSADSLIYKVFGLYFMQSYIGLFYHASLYRDILTLRKVLIQRLVVSQVLENLIENSIPYLKYSYKKYSAVHKKRQERESPSGKSVRLSTRVEKEYLKPSYTASIGEELEDGLFDDFLELALQFGMIMMFACAFPLIFCFAALNNATEIRADALKLLVMLKRPVPRAAATIGAWLNIFQFLIVMAICTNCLLLVCLYDEEGKWRIEPGLAAILIMEHALLLVKFGFSHFVPEEPAWVRANRVRYVAQAQTVCSQQLLRSISKLDRKWE